The following coding sequences lie in one Xanthomonas hyacinthi genomic window:
- a CDS encoding MFS transporter: protein MTTPASSTTATAETSAISPWLTSLLAVACGLIAANIYYAQPLAGPIGSALGLSAKATGLIVTLTQIGYGLGLLLIVPLGDLIENRKLTLTLLLIAALSLLGAGLSTQPLPFLLSALGIGIGTVAVQVLVPYAAHMAPVAVRGRVVGNVMSGLMLGIMLARPVSSFITQLASWHLVFFASAVGMVLLAGVLSWKLPQRAPAGNLRYGELLASMAGLARTTPVLRRRALYHAALFGAFSLFWTTTPLLLAGPTYGLSQGGIALFALAGVAGAIAAPIAGRVADRGWSRPATAAAMLAVASGFLLTHLGAPGSSWSLGWLVLAAIVLDFGVAANMTLGQRAIFALGAEVRARLNGLYMTTFFLGGALGSALGAWAYASGGWAWASAFGIALPVAALVYWMTEERSE from the coding sequence ATGACAACACCTGCTTCTTCAACGACCGCCACGGCGGAAACATCAGCCATATCCCCTTGGCTGACTTCGCTGCTGGCCGTGGCCTGCGGCCTGATCGCCGCCAACATCTACTATGCGCAGCCGCTGGCGGGGCCCATCGGTTCGGCGCTTGGCCTGTCCGCCAAGGCGACGGGGTTGATCGTTACGCTGACACAAATCGGCTACGGCCTGGGTCTGCTGCTGATCGTGCCGCTGGGCGACTTGATCGAGAACCGGAAGCTGACGCTGACATTGCTGCTGATTGCCGCGCTGTCGCTGCTAGGCGCAGGGTTGTCCACACAGCCACTGCCATTCCTGCTGTCGGCGCTGGGCATCGGCATAGGAACCGTCGCAGTGCAAGTGCTGGTGCCCTATGCCGCGCACATGGCTCCGGTCGCTGTTCGCGGTCGCGTGGTGGGCAACGTGATGAGCGGCTTGATGCTGGGCATCATGCTGGCCCGCCCGGTATCGAGCTTCATCACCCAGCTTGCCTCCTGGCATCTGGTGTTCTTCGCGTCCGCCGTGGGGATGGTATTGCTGGCCGGTGTGTTGAGCTGGAAGCTGCCGCAGCGTGCACCCGCCGGAAATCTGCGCTACGGCGAACTGCTGGCGTCGATGGCCGGCTTGGCGCGCACGACGCCGGTACTGCGTCGCCGTGCGCTTTACCATGCCGCCTTGTTCGGCGCTTTCAGCCTGTTCTGGACGACCACGCCGCTGCTGCTGGCCGGGCCTACCTATGGCCTCTCGCAAGGCGGCATCGCCTTGTTCGCGCTCGCCGGTGTGGCGGGCGCCATCGCCGCGCCTATCGCGGGCCGCGTGGCGGACCGGGGCTGGAGCCGTCCGGCCACGGCAGCGGCCATGCTGGCGGTGGCATCGGGCTTCCTGTTGACCCATCTTGGCGCGCCCGGCTCGTCATGGTCGCTTGGCTGGCTGGTGCTGGCGGCCATCGTGCTGGACTTCGGGGTGGCGGCCAACATGACCCTGGGGCAGCGCGCCATTTTCGCGCTGGGTGCGGAAGTGCGCGCCCGGCTCAACGGCCTGTACATGACCACGTTCTTCCTGGGCGGCGCGCTCGGCTCGGCGCTAGGCGCCTGGGCCTATGCGAGCGGCGGCTGGGCATGGGCATCTGCCTTCGGTATTGCGCTGCCCGTGGCGGCCTTGGTGTATTGGATGACGGAAGAACGCTCGGAATGA
- a CDS encoding ParB/RepB/Spo0J family partition protein, whose translation MNANTQVSQIETRAIQAPALKAADPTKNLILVPLSRLVSRPTGRNVRKTPRMSIPELAASIQGVGLLQNLIVIAAADGEHYEVAAGGRRLAALKLLAKKHRISKEWDVPCLLVADGTARTASLTENVQREAMHPADQFEAFAALVTEGRPIEDIAADFSVSPLVVQRRLKLANVSPRLLADYRAEVVSLDQLMALAITDDHAAQEGAFYDAPTWQRSPHNLRDRLTEREIDAYRHPLVRFVGLDTYDAAGGGIRRDLFAEGDAGVYLTDAALLERLAQDKLAGIAAEVKAEGWAWVDATPSVTHADLHAFQRAPRERREPNKREAARIEKLQTKLHELAEAVEAALDADDEEKADALQEDGERLGEQLQALEDGLQDYAGSVKAAAGAIVTLDHSGEAVIHRGLLREAEAKALRTLERLRQGFGSEGEAGNDDEGEDAAQPKAASLSDRLAQRLSAHRTAALQIEVARHPQVALAALVHGMVQTVLQQSHDGHDLPLGVSLKVQDRLDGMAPDVSESPTAVALREPQQVAGEALPEDSAELFAVLLAKSQDELVRLLSVCVASTVDVVTPRATTHQPGAELAQAVGLDMAAWWKPTAEGYFRHIAKPMILEAVGEFAPSHVTRLAKLKKGDIASEAERLADGTGRMPAVFQADAPQQDAQDVAADEEAEAPEDAAAVADEQPQAEALAA comes from the coding sequence ATGAACGCCAATACCCAAGTTTCCCAAATCGAAACCCGCGCGATCCAAGCCCCTGCGCTAAAGGCCGCCGACCCGACCAAGAACCTGATTCTGGTTCCGCTGTCGCGACTGGTGTCGCGTCCCACTGGCCGCAACGTGCGCAAGACCCCGCGCATGTCGATTCCCGAACTCGCCGCCAGCATCCAGGGTGTCGGCTTGCTGCAAAACCTCATCGTGATTGCCGCCGCCGATGGCGAGCATTACGAAGTCGCCGCCGGTGGCCGTCGCCTTGCGGCCCTCAAGCTGCTGGCGAAGAAGCACCGTATCAGCAAGGAATGGGACGTGCCTTGCCTGTTGGTGGCCGATGGCACCGCCCGCACGGCCAGCCTCACCGAGAACGTGCAGCGCGAAGCCATGCACCCCGCCGACCAGTTCGAGGCATTCGCTGCGCTGGTGACCGAAGGTAGGCCCATCGAGGACATAGCCGCCGATTTCAGCGTGTCCCCGTTGGTGGTGCAGCGCCGCTTGAAACTCGCCAACGTGTCGCCGCGCCTGCTGGCCGACTATCGCGCCGAGGTCGTGAGCCTTGACCAGTTGATGGCCCTTGCCATCACCGACGACCACGCCGCGCAGGAAGGCGCGTTCTACGATGCGCCCACATGGCAGCGCAGCCCACACAACTTGCGCGACCGCCTGACCGAACGCGAAATCGATGCCTACCGGCATCCGCTGGTGCGCTTCGTCGGGCTGGACACCTACGACGCCGCAGGCGGCGGCATCCGCCGCGACCTGTTCGCGGAAGGCGATGCGGGCGTGTATCTGACCGATGCCGCGCTGCTGGAACGGCTGGCGCAAGACAAGCTGGCAGGCATCGCCGCCGAGGTGAAGGCCGAGGGATGGGCATGGGTGGATGCCACGCCGAGCGTGACCCATGCCGACCTGCACGCCTTTCAACGCGCCCCGAGGGAACGCCGCGAACCGAACAAGCGTGAAGCCGCACGCATCGAGAAGCTGCAAACCAAGCTGCACGAACTGGCCGAGGCCGTGGAGGCCGCGCTGGACGCCGACGACGAGGAAAAGGCCGATGCCTTGCAGGAGGACGGCGAACGCCTGGGCGAGCAGTTGCAGGCGCTGGAAGATGGCTTGCAGGACTACGCCGGGAGCGTGAAGGCCGCAGCCGGTGCCATCGTCACCCTTGACCACAGCGGCGAAGCCGTGATTCATCGCGGCCTGCTGCGCGAAGCGGAAGCCAAGGCGCTGCGCACGCTGGAACGCTTGCGGCAGGGTTTCGGCAGCGAAGGCGAAGCCGGGAACGACGACGAAGGCGAGGACGCCGCGCAGCCCAAGGCCGCGAGCCTGTCCGACCGGCTCGCGCAGAGATTGAGCGCCCACCGCACCGCCGCGCTGCAAATCGAAGTCGCCCGGCATCCACAGGTGGCGCTGGCCGCGCTGGTGCATGGCATGGTGCAGACCGTCTTGCAGCAAAGCCACGACGGGCACGACCTGCCACTGGGCGTGAGCCTGAAAGTGCAAGACCGGCTGGATGGCATGGCCCCGGACGTGTCGGAATCGCCCACCGCCGTAGCGCTGCGCGAACCGCAACAGGTCGCAGGCGAAGCCTTGCCGGAGGACAGCGCCGAACTGTTCGCCGTGTTGCTGGCGAAGTCGCAAGATGAACTGGTGCGGTTGCTGTCCGTGTGCGTGGCTTCCACGGTTGACGTGGTCACGCCCCGCGCCACGACGCACCAACCGGGCGCGGAACTGGCGCAGGCCGTGGGACTGGACATGGCGGCATGGTGGAAGCCGACCGCCGAGGGCTATTTCCGCCACATCGCCAAGCCGATGATTCTGGAAGCTGTGGGCGAGTTCGCGCCGTCGCACGTCACCCGGCTGGCGAAATTGAAGAAAGGCGACATTGCCAGCGAAGCCGAACGGCTGGCCGATGGCACCGGCCGGATGCCTGCCGTCTTCCAGGCCGACGCTCCGCAGCAGGACGCGCAGGACGTGGCGGCGGATGAAGAAGCCGAAGCGCCAGAGGACGCCGCCGCCGTGGCGGATGAGCAGCCGCAGGCCGAGGCATTGGCCGCGTGA
- a CDS encoding DUF932 domain-containing protein, which translates to MQLASRFASRSPSLRSDYPLSDDQIHRVAPSIFADAPHESRSQRYAYIPTAAVLAELRKEGFQPFMACQTRVRDECKREHTKHMLRLRHASQINGAEANEIVLLNSHDGTSSYQMLAGMFRFVCSNGLVCGDTVADVRVPHKGDVAGSVIEGAYEVLSGFDRVKESRDAMRAITLDDGESEVFARAALSLKYDDPNKPAPVTETQILMPRRFDDRRPDLWSVFNRTQENLTQGGLRGRSANGRRQQTRPVQGIDQNIRLNRALWLLADGMRQLKA; encoded by the coding sequence ATGCAACTCGCATCCCGATTCGCTTCCCGTTCGCCATCGCTGCGCAGCGACTACCCGCTGTCCGATGACCAGATTCACCGCGTGGCCCCGTCCATCTTCGCGGACGCGCCGCATGAGAGCCGTTCGCAGCGGTACGCCTACATCCCCACTGCCGCCGTACTGGCCGAGCTTCGCAAGGAAGGTTTTCAGCCCTTCATGGCGTGCCAAACCCGCGTGCGCGATGAATGCAAGCGCGAGCACACCAAACACATGTTGCGCCTGCGCCATGCCAGCCAGATCAACGGCGCGGAAGCCAATGAAATTGTGCTGCTGAACTCGCATGACGGCACCAGCAGCTATCAGATGTTGGCCGGGATGTTCCGGTTCGTTTGCAGCAATGGCCTTGTGTGCGGCGACACCGTGGCCGATGTGCGCGTGCCGCATAAAGGCGACGTGGCCGGTTCCGTCATCGAAGGCGCTTACGAAGTCTTGAGCGGCTTCGACCGGGTGAAGGAATCCCGCGATGCCATGCGTGCCATTACCTTGGACGATGGCGAATCCGAAGTGTTCGCCCGCGCCGCGCTGTCCCTCAAGTACGACGACCCGAACAAGCCCGCACCCGTCACGGAAACGCAAATCCTGATGCCACGCCGGTTCGATGACCGCCGCCCGGACTTGTGGAGCGTGTTCAACCGCACGCAGGAGAACCTGACTCAAGGCGGCCTGCGCGGGCGCAGCGCCAACGGACGCCGCCAGCAAACCCGCCCGGTGCAGGGCATCGACCAAAACATCCGACTGAATCGCGCGCTCTGGCTGCTGGCCGATGGCATGCGCCAGTTGAAAGCCTGA
- a CDS encoding AraC family transcriptional regulator, with protein sequence MDADLETMTSRPNCAGQRSDTQAFWRDPALPFVESRRACQSRACYKPHHHPTFSIGAVDGGTSVFTGAANGPVLLSPGTLVFVPAARVHACNPAPNTAWSYQMLHLDAAWLQAVRREYARTDAMDDEPVRIVTDPAVYAHFCRLNVLLFKEGDLIEKEAALIEFVGDYDTERGLSIKEPAAPSNLAERIRPALDYLCASPTASTTLDKLADLAGMSRYQVIRAFRTVTGMTPHAWQLNQRVNLARDWIRSGDSLADVAQHLGFVDQAHFQRVFKAHAGVTPGRFRA encoded by the coding sequence ATGGACGCCGATCTCGAAACGATGACTAGCCGTCCGAACTGTGCAGGCCAGCGCAGCGATACCCAGGCATTCTGGCGCGATCCGGCCCTGCCTTTCGTCGAGAGCCGCCGCGCCTGCCAGAGCCGGGCCTGCTACAAGCCCCACCATCACCCGACCTTTTCCATTGGTGCCGTCGATGGCGGCACCAGCGTTTTCACCGGCGCCGCCAATGGCCCGGTTCTCCTGTCCCCTGGCACGCTCGTCTTCGTACCCGCAGCGCGTGTCCATGCGTGCAACCCGGCACCCAATACCGCCTGGAGCTACCAGATGCTGCACCTGGACGCCGCGTGGCTCCAGGCTGTTCGGCGGGAGTACGCCCGAACCGACGCGATGGACGACGAGCCGGTGCGCATCGTGACCGACCCGGCGGTCTATGCGCACTTCTGCCGACTCAACGTGCTGCTGTTCAAGGAAGGCGACCTGATCGAGAAGGAAGCCGCGCTGATCGAGTTTGTCGGGGACTACGACACCGAACGGGGGCTCTCCATCAAAGAGCCGGCCGCGCCATCGAACCTGGCGGAGCGGATTCGGCCCGCCCTGGACTATCTGTGTGCTTCGCCCACCGCCAGTACCACATTGGACAAGTTAGCAGACCTGGCAGGCATGAGCCGCTATCAGGTGATCCGGGCGTTCCGCACCGTCACCGGCATGACGCCGCACGCCTGGCAACTCAACCAGCGCGTCAATCTCGCCAGGGATTGGATACGCAGTGGTGACAGCCTTGCAGACGTGGCCCAGCATCTCGGCTTCGTCGATCAGGCTCATTTCCAGCGGGTATTCAAGGCGCATGCCGGTGTGACGCCCGGCCGCTTCCGCGCCTGA
- a CDS encoding LysE family translocator, producing the protein MQPFLMIAAAHFLALLSPGPDFFLVARTSLSAGWRVASGACLGIAVANGVFIVAAFAGTAALKPGSAWFVILQLAGCIYLLYLGVLFIRHAGTSDLANVSATDRHVARSSLRFGAWRRAAGMGFLSGILNPKNALFYASLAAMLTGPHASTGWKAIYGTWMFSVVLLWDLLVAVMIGNQAILRRFSQALPWLERISGTMLILLAVAVLVLLGSTR; encoded by the coding sequence ATGCAGCCGTTCCTGATGATTGCCGCAGCGCATTTCCTGGCGCTGCTTTCTCCCGGCCCCGACTTCTTCCTGGTCGCCCGTACGTCGCTGTCCGCCGGCTGGCGGGTCGCCAGCGGCGCCTGCCTGGGAATCGCCGTCGCCAACGGCGTGTTCATCGTGGCCGCCTTTGCCGGCACTGCTGCCCTGAAGCCAGGCAGCGCCTGGTTCGTGATCCTTCAACTGGCTGGCTGCATCTACTTGCTCTATCTCGGCGTGCTGTTCATTCGCCATGCCGGCACCAGCGACCTGGCAAATGTGTCGGCCACGGACAGGCACGTCGCACGATCCAGCCTTCGCTTCGGCGCGTGGCGCCGCGCCGCCGGCATGGGCTTCCTGTCGGGCATCCTCAACCCCAAGAATGCGCTGTTCTACGCCAGTCTGGCCGCGATGTTGACCGGGCCACACGCCAGCACGGGCTGGAAGGCGATCTACGGCACCTGGATGTTCAGCGTCGTGCTGCTGTGGGATCTGCTGGTCGCGGTCATGATCGGCAATCAGGCCATCCTGCGGCGCTTCTCGCAGGCACTGCCGTGGCTGGAGCGCATTTCCGGTACCATGCTGATTCTGCTGGCGGTGGCTGTCCTCGTCCTCCTGGGAAGCACGCGATAG
- a CDS encoding LysE family translocator, whose protein sequence is MTELIAVITITLLAVISPGPDFAMVTRNSLMLSRRAGVLTALGIGLGVLVHVTYTLVGVGLLIQQSLWLFNAIKLIGAVYLVYLGVKMLRAKPNGALAGSAVAPLSDAAALRTGFLTNALNPKTTVFIVSLFMQVVRPETPLAVQIGYGAFISVAHMAWFGLVALCFSAGAVRDRLLAVRHWIDRAFGGLLVGFGVLLAVARGAR, encoded by the coding sequence ATGACCGAACTGATAGCTGTCATCACAATCACCTTGCTGGCCGTCATCAGCCCTGGGCCGGACTTTGCGATGGTCACGCGCAACAGCCTGATGCTCTCGCGCCGTGCCGGCGTGCTGACGGCCTTGGGCATCGGCCTGGGCGTGCTGGTGCATGTCACCTACACACTCGTGGGCGTGGGCTTGCTGATCCAGCAGTCGCTATGGCTGTTCAACGCCATCAAATTGATCGGTGCCGTCTATCTGGTCTATCTCGGGGTAAAGATGCTGCGGGCCAAGCCCAACGGCGCGCTGGCCGGCAGCGCCGTCGCGCCGCTGTCGGATGCGGCGGCCTTGCGTACTGGCTTCCTGACCAATGCGCTGAACCCCAAGACCACGGTGTTCATCGTCAGCCTGTTCATGCAGGTGGTGCGGCCTGAAACGCCACTGGCTGTGCAGATCGGCTATGGCGCTTTCATCTCGGTTGCGCATATGGCCTGGTTCGGCCTCGTGGCGCTGTGCTTCTCGGCCGGAGCCGTGCGCGACCGGCTGCTGGCCGTGCGCCACTGGATCGACCGCGCCTTCGGCGGGCTGCTGGTCGGCTTCGGTGTCTTGCTGGCGGTGGCGCGCGGAGCGCGCTGA
- a CDS encoding LysR family transcriptional regulator has product MFSDRNGELESPSSDSRLPSLLALRCFEAAARLENFSRAAEELHLTHGAVSRAVRLLEDELGLALFERRSRRVFLTDAGRTLARAVGNGLDLMRQAVGELRASARQGRRWVLSCEPTLLMRWLIPRWPDFQARHPGIDVHLVAGGGPFSFASGIDLAIRRDDFPWPEGYHAEPLFAEQVGPVCRPDKAAAWFTTKKAGAALKAGAPRLHTRTRPGAWPEWATAAGQPAPNAKGQTFDHFYFSLQAAVAGLGVAVGPWHLVRDDLDSGVLAAPLGFVEDGSRYCLLSPQPLRPDSPQADLLAWLRTMA; this is encoded by the coding sequence ATGTTTTCTGACAGGAATGGTGAGCTGGAATCACCATCGAGCGATTCACGCCTGCCTTCGCTGCTGGCCCTGCGCTGCTTCGAGGCGGCAGCCCGGTTGGAGAATTTCAGCCGGGCCGCCGAGGAGCTGCACCTGACCCACGGCGCGGTCAGCCGCGCCGTGCGCCTGCTCGAAGACGAACTGGGCTTGGCGCTGTTCGAGCGGCGCAGCCGGCGCGTGTTCCTGACCGATGCCGGCCGCACGCTGGCGCGGGCCGTGGGCAATGGGTTGGATCTGATGCGGCAAGCCGTCGGCGAGTTGCGCGCCAGCGCCCGCCAGGGGCGGCGCTGGGTGCTGTCGTGCGAGCCGACGCTGCTGATGCGCTGGCTGATCCCGCGCTGGCCGGACTTCCAGGCCCGGCATCCGGGGATCGACGTTCACCTGGTCGCCGGTGGTGGGCCGTTCTCCTTCGCCAGCGGCATCGACCTGGCCATCCGCCGCGACGATTTCCCCTGGCCCGAGGGCTACCACGCCGAACCCTTGTTCGCGGAACAGGTCGGCCCGGTTTGCCGCCCCGACAAGGCGGCGGCCTGGTTCACCACGAAGAAGGCCGGCGCCGCGCTCAAAGCTGGCGCACCGCGCCTGCACACGCGCACGCGGCCGGGCGCGTGGCCGGAATGGGCAACGGCCGCAGGCCAGCCCGCACCCAATGCGAAGGGGCAGACCTTCGACCACTTCTATTTCAGCTTGCAGGCGGCCGTGGCTGGCCTGGGCGTGGCGGTCGGCCCGTGGCATCTGGTGCGCGACGATCTGGACAGCGGCGTGCTGGCCGCGCCGCTGGGTTTCGTGGAGGACGGCTCGCGCTACTGCCTGTTGTCGCCACAGCCCTTGCGGCCGGATAGCCCGCAGGCCGATTTGCTGGCATGGCTACGGACAATGGCATAG
- the radC gene encoding RadC family protein: MSQLSFSSFDSSLMVRDAQGRYLPASADDILEAARQVIDQKMQRGTEFTSPVAVKDYLGTKLAGFEHEVFAVLFMDTRHRLIEYREMFRGTIDGASVYPREVVKEALRLNAAVVIVSHNHPSGNPEPSAADRALTGRLKQALELVDVRVLDHVIVAGGDTTSFAERGLL; encoded by the coding sequence ATGTCGCAACTATCCTTTTCCTCGTTCGATTCCTCCCTCATGGTGCGCGATGCCCAGGGGCGCTACCTGCCGGCGTCGGCCGACGACATTCTGGAAGCCGCACGCCAGGTCATCGACCAGAAGATGCAGCGCGGTACTGAATTCACTTCGCCGGTAGCGGTCAAGGACTATCTGGGCACCAAGCTGGCCGGCTTCGAGCATGAGGTCTTCGCCGTGCTGTTCATGGACACGCGCCATCGGCTGATCGAGTACCGGGAGATGTTCCGCGGCACGATCGACGGCGCATCGGTGTATCCGCGCGAAGTGGTCAAGGAAGCCCTGCGGCTCAATGCGGCAGTGGTAATCGTCAGTCACAACCATCCGAGCGGGAACCCGGAGCCGAGCGCGGCTGACCGGGCGTTGACCGGACGGCTCAAGCAGGCGCTGGAGCTGGTGGACGTGCGCGTGCTCGATCACGTCATCGTCGCTGGCGGCGACACCACATCGTTTGCCGAGCGTGGCCTGCTTTGA
- a CDS encoding proline dehydrogenase family protein, which yields MHLLNTLVARAIPLIPRALIQKISRRYIAGDTLAEALARVQQLNAQGFCVTLDVLGETVSTLQQAKATADDYIEVLDAIQDHGLQANISIKPSALGLLLDAQQCEQLAQGILDRADLHQNSICMDMEDVSCTQKEIELFARLKARKGNIGLALQAYLQRTYLDIEPLVREASPLRICKGIYVEDLSHLVPDAWSNRRAINEHFLKHVGRCFDTGSFVGIATHDAALIENIVELVRRDGIDRTKFEFQMLLGVCEPLRDKLLGMGFNVRIYVPFGKDWYGYSTRRLKENPGIAGHIAKALIGF from the coding sequence ATGCATCTTCTCAATACGCTGGTGGCGCGCGCCATCCCTTTGATTCCTCGCGCACTGATCCAGAAAATCTCCCGTCGCTACATTGCAGGCGATACCCTCGCCGAAGCCCTCGCTCGCGTGCAGCAGCTCAACGCGCAAGGCTTCTGCGTGACGCTCGATGTTTTGGGCGAGACGGTCTCGACCCTGCAGCAAGCCAAGGCCACAGCCGACGACTACATCGAAGTGCTGGACGCAATTCAGGATCACGGATTGCAAGCCAACATTTCGATCAAGCCTTCCGCGCTCGGCTTGTTGCTCGATGCGCAGCAGTGTGAACAACTCGCGCAAGGGATTCTTGATCGCGCGGATCTCCACCAGAATTCCATTTGCATGGACATGGAGGATGTCAGTTGCACGCAAAAGGAAATCGAGCTGTTCGCGCGCTTGAAAGCGCGCAAGGGCAACATCGGCCTGGCGTTGCAGGCGTACTTGCAGCGGACTTACCTGGACATTGAGCCACTGGTGCGTGAAGCCAGCCCTTTGCGTATTTGCAAGGGCATCTATGTAGAAGATCTGTCGCACCTCGTGCCCGATGCCTGGAGCAACCGCCGCGCCATCAACGAGCACTTCCTGAAACACGTTGGGCGCTGCTTCGATACGGGCAGCTTCGTTGGCATTGCCACACACGACGCCGCACTGATCGAGAACATCGTTGAGTTAGTCCGCCGCGATGGCATCGACCGAACCAAGTTTGAATTCCAGATGCTGTTGGGTGTGTGCGAGCCACTGCGCGACAAATTGCTGGGGATGGGGTTCAACGTGCGTATCTACGTGCCATTTGGCAAGGACTGGTACGGTTACAGCACGCGCAGACTGAAGGAGAATCCCGGCATTGCTGGACACATAGCGAAAGCCCTGATCGGCTTCTGA
- a CDS encoding helix-turn-helix domain-containing protein has protein sequence MSKIIESLRGDLAALVEAGAIGKVTMREFDAICPPPVREFGASDIKRLREALKFSQPVFALHLHTSASTVRKWEQGETHPTGPALKLLNVIADKGLQAII, from the coding sequence GTGAGCAAGATCATTGAATCGCTGCGCGGCGACCTGGCCGCACTCGTTGAGGCTGGCGCGATCGGCAAGGTGACGATGCGCGAGTTCGACGCCATCTGCCCGCCGCCGGTGCGGGAGTTCGGCGCGTCCGACATCAAGCGCCTGCGCGAAGCCTTGAAGTTCAGCCAGCCGGTGTTCGCGCTGCACCTGCATACCTCGGCGTCCACCGTGCGCAAGTGGGAGCAAGGTGAAACCCATCCCACCGGCCCGGCACTCAAGCTGCTCAACGTCATCGCCGACAAGGGTTTGCAGGCCATCATCTGA
- a CDS encoding type II toxin-antitoxin system RelE/ParE family toxin, which yields MTRILKRKDFARWQSDEKLPDAALCKAVLEMESGLVDADLGGSLYKKRVARPGSGKSGGYRTLLSAKISSRYVFLHGFPKSDKANITQDEKKALQFAGKVFLELSAEALAKALQSGVLVEVHCEQDH from the coding sequence ATGACGCGCATCCTCAAGCGCAAGGACTTTGCGCGGTGGCAGTCGGACGAGAAGCTGCCCGATGCCGCCTTGTGCAAAGCGGTTCTGGAGATGGAAAGCGGTCTGGTCGACGCGGACTTGGGCGGCTCCCTCTACAAGAAGCGGGTGGCCCGCCCCGGCAGCGGCAAGAGCGGTGGCTACCGCACACTGCTGTCGGCCAAGATTAGTAGCCGTTATGTGTTCCTGCATGGGTTCCCCAAGAGCGACAAGGCAAACATCACGCAGGACGAGAAGAAGGCGCTGCAATTCGCCGGCAAGGTGTTCCTGGAACTGTCCGCCGAAGCCTTGGCGAAGGCATTGCAGTCAGGTGTTCTAGTGGAGGTGCATTGTGAGCAAGATCATTGA